AAAATACTGGTGTTTAACTTTATTCCTGTTCTTAAAAAACGCTTTGAACAACTGGGCATTGATATGGGCAACTGCCGCTGCCAGTTAGGCAAAATTCCCGAAGCGTTACAACAGCGTCCTTATCACCTGTTTGAGGCAAGAGCATGAGCGAAAGCGAGAAAGAGCAAGTAGAAGAGCCAGGAACAGAGGGCAGCCAAAAAGAAAAGCGTCAGGCTGTTGGCATCAAGTACGAACAAGGTGAAACACCCAAAATCGTTGCCAAAGGCTTTGGCGATCTGGCAGACGAAATTGTTGCTCTGGCAAAAGAAAACGGTGTGCTGGTGCATGAAGATGAGCACCTTAGCGACTTTTTGGCTCGTTTGGATTTAGGGCAGGAAATCCCACCAGA
Above is a window of Paraneptunicella aestuarii DNA encoding:
- a CDS encoding EscU/YscU/HrcU family type III secretion system export apparatus switch protein, with translation MSESEKEQVEEPGTEGSQKEKRQAVGIKYEQGETPKIVAKGFGDLADEIVALAKENGVLVHEDEHLSDFLARLDLGQEIPPELYYVIAELIAFSYVLQGKFPDSWKTLHNKVSEQA